Within the Prosthecobacter debontii genome, the region GGTGGACATGGTGGACGACGCTGAACTCCTCGACCTCGTCGAGATGGAAGTTCGCGACCTCCTTTCCAAGTATGACTTCCCAGGTGACGACATTCCGATCGTCAAGGGTTCCGCCCTGAAGGCCCTGGAAGGCGACGCTGAGCAGCGCGCCAACATCATGAAGCTCATGGATGCTGTGGATGACTACATCCCGCTGCCAGAGCGCCCAATCGATCAGGACTTCCTGATGCCCGTGGAAGACGTGTTCGCGATCGAAGGTCGTGGCACCGTTTGCACCGGACGTGTGGAGCGTGGCATCATCAAGAAGATGTCCGAAGTGGAAATCGTGGGTATCCGCGACACCATCAAGACCACCGTCACGGACATCGAAATGTTCCGCAAACTGCTCGACGAAGGTCGTGCAGGTGACAACGTGGGTCTCCTTCTGCGTGGCGTGAAGAAGACCGACATTGAGCGCGGTCAGGTCATCGCTAAGCCAGGCACTGTGAAGCCTCACCGCAAATTCAAGGCTGAAGTTTACGTTCTTTCCAAGGACGAAGGCGGCCGTCACACTCCTTTCTTCAACAACTATCGCCCACAGTTCTACTTCCGCACGACGGACGTGACTGGCAGCGTGACCCTTCCTGAAGGTGTTGAAATGGTGATGCCTGGTGACAACGTCTCGATCACCGTCGAGCTGATCACCCCGATCGCCATGGAGAAGACCATCCGCTTCGCTATCCGTGAGGGTGGCAAGACTGTGGGTGCCGGCCGTGTGGCTGACATCCTCGACTAATCTGCGTTTTTCGTTTCGCTTGTCGTGAAGCCGCTGTAGAATCTGGCGCACAGGTTTTACAGCGGCTCCTTCCTCCCCGAAGAAGCAAGCAGAACGGTTAACTTCGCAGTTGCAGGAAAATTCCCTTCAAACAGGTCAGTAGCTCAGCTGGTAGAGCAGCGGTCTCCAAAACCGCGTGTCGGGGGTTCGAATCCCTCCTGGCCTGCCATCCTGCACTTTGGTTAGAATATTCTTCAGTAAAGCCTGATTCACATGAGCCGCATCCGCACCTACCTTGGTGAAGTCTATATCGAACTCAAGAAAGCCAGTTGGCCTTGGGATTCCAAAGAAAAAGGTTTCGCTAAATACAAGGAGCTCATTGACTCCACCATCGTCGTCTTCATTGCGATGATTCTGCTCGGTGCCTTCGTGGCTTTCTTTGACACAGCTCTGCGTGGCGCTTTCGAGGCCATGGCAAAAGCGGTCGCTGGCTGATTACAGCCACCTTTCTTTTTTAATTTTTCCCCCACCGATTGACTATATGGGAGCTATCCCCGCCCCTCGCGATCAATGGTATGTGATCCATGTGCGCTCCGGCTTTGAGCAAAAAGTCCGGGACAGCATGTTGCGCCGTATCCAGACCGAAGAGATGGGGGACTACATTTATGAAGTGCTGGTGCCCACGGAACGCGTCTCCGAAGTGAAAAAGGGCAAGCGCTCCGAAACCAATCGGAAATTTTTCCCCGGCTACGTCATTGCCAACTGCTACCTGCTCAATGAGCACAATCAGCTGGTGGATAAGACTTGGTATTTCGTGAAGGAAACCGATGGCGTGCTGAACTTTGCCGGCACCAAGGACCACCCGATCCCCATGCGTCAGCGTGAAGTGGATGGCATGTTGGCCCAGGTCCGTGATAAGGATGAATCCGTGGTGCCAAAAATCGCCTTCTCCGTGGGAGATACCGTGCGTGTGGCAGACGGGCCTTTCGAAAGCCAAAACGGTATCATCGAAGAAATCGATCCTGAGCGCGGCGTGCTGCGTGTCTCTGTCAATATCTTCGGCCGCTCCACCCCCGTGGATCTGGAATACTGGCAGGTGGAAAAAGCCTAGTCCTGATGCCCTGGCTCCGTGCCAGCCTCTCTCCTCAATCTCAAGTAAGCGAACACAAAACATGGCCAAAGAAATCGTCAAACTCATCAAGCTCCAGATCAAGGCTGGTGCTGCCAACCCTGCTCCGCCCATCGGTCCTGCGCTCGGTCAGGCTGGCGTGAACATCATGGCATTCTGTAAGGAGTTCAACGCAGCCACCCAGAAGGCTGGCGGTGATGTCCTCCCAACCGTCATCACGGTTTACAAAGACAAGAGCTTCACCTTCATCACGAAGCAGCCTCCAGCGTCTAACATCCTGAAGAAGGTGGCGAACATCGCCTCCGGCTCCGGTGAAGCCGCCAAGAAGAAAGTGGCCAAGATCACCAAGGCCCAGCTTCTGGAAGCCACCAAAATGAAGATCGTGGACCTGAACACTCAGGACCTCGAGCGCGCCTCCCGCATCATGGCAGGCACCGCCCGCCAGATGGGCATCGACATCATCGACTAATTCAACCGCAGGAGAACGGAAGACCGCTCGCCAGCACTGCACACCACATGATAACACGAAGCAAAAGATACAAGAAAGCTGCCGAAATGGTTCCGGCAGGAAAGATCTTCTCACTCGAAGAAGCTGCCGAACTCGTGCGCAAATTCCCAGGCACGAAGTTCAACCAAACGGTGACTCTGTCCTTCCACATGGGTGTGGACCCGAAGAAGGGCGACCAGATGATCCGTGGCACTTGCCCGCTGCCTCATGGTTCTGGTAAAACGGTTCGCGTCGCCGTGTTCGCTGTCGGCGCAGCCGCTGAAGCCGCCAAGGCCGCCGGAGCTGAGTTGGTCGGTTTCGAAGATCTCATCGCCAAGGTGAAAGATGGTCAGATGGATTTCGATGTCGCCGTCGCCACCCCCGCTGCGATGAATGAAGTTCGTAAGCTCGGTAAGCAACTCGGACCTCGCGGTTTGATGCCTAACCCAAGAACAGGCACCGTGACCGACGACGTCGGTGGTGCTGTGAAGGCGGTGAAAGCCGGTCGTGTGGACTTCAAGCTGGATAAGAACGGCAACATCGCCGCCACCATCGGCAAAGTCGCTTTCGACGTCAGCGCCCTGGCTGAGAACGGCAATGCTTTGATCGACGCGATCGTCCGTGCTAAGCCTGCCACCGCTCGTGGTAAGTATGTGCACAGCATCACGCTGGCTGCGACGATGTCGCCCGCTCTGCGCATTGATGTCTCCAAGTATGTGAAACTGTAATCCCTGAGGAAGACAAGACACCTATGAAAGCTGAAAAGACACTCCTCATTGAAGACCTGCTGAGCCGGGTCAACTCCTCCCCGTTCCTCTTCGTCGTGGATTACACAGGTCTCACCGTGGACAAATTCGCTGAGCTGCGCAAGCGCTTGGCCCCCACCGGTGCTGAGATCCACGTCTTCAAAAACACTCTCGTGAAGAAGGCTGCTGAGCGCGCCGGTTATCCAGAGTCCCTTGCACCTTTCTTGACGGGCCAGAGCGCCTTCGTCACCGGTGCTCAGGACGTCTGCGCAGCTGCCAAGATCATGAAGAACTTCGCGGCTGAGTTCGAGAAGCCTAAGATCAAGGCTGGCGTCCTCGACGGCGCTCTTCTTGACGCGAACGGCATCAAGGCTCTGGCAGATCTGCCTTCCAAGGAAACCCTCCAGGCCCAGTTACTTGGCGTCCTTCAGGCACCTGCCTCCGCTCTGGTCCGCCTCCTCAACGAGCCTGCTGCCTCCCTGGCACGCGTGCTCAAGGCCAAGGCCGACGCCGCTGGCGAGTCCGCCGCTGCTTAATTCCCACCCCTTTGATCCGATGGCGGCTTCGGCCGCCTGAACATAACACCCAATGGTTCCTTGCCGGAGCGAAAGCTTTCTCTCTTAAACAACCTGGTGCTCCAGGAAACGGCGATACCGAAATACCCATATGGCAGACCTGACTAAAATCGTTGAAGAACTGAGCGGCCTTACCGTGCTGGAAGTCGCTGAACTCGTGAAATCCCTGGAAGACAAGTGGGGCGTGAGCGCCGCTGCTCCTATCGCTGCTGCTGCTCCTGCAGCTGGTGGTGCTGCTCCTGCAGCCGCTGCTGAAGAGAAGACTGAGTTCGACGTCGTCCTGGTTGACGGTGGCGCAAACAAGATCGCCGTGATTAAAGAAGTCCGCGGCGTTGTCGCTGGCCTCGGCCTTGCTGAAGCGAAGAAGCTCGTTGAGAGCGCTCCGCAGAAAGTCAAGGAAGGCGCTAAGAAAGAGGAAGCTGAAGAGATCAAGAAGAAGCTCGAAGCTGCCGGCGCTAAAGTGGAGATCAAGTAACCTCCCATCCTTTCCCGAGTGCCGTCCCCTGGATGGCACTCGGCTGAAGGGAGACTTCCCAAAGACCCTCCTTTCTGAAAATATCCCAATCTCGCATGCCCCGCCCTCTGGTCCGCATCTCTCTGACACTCCGAAGCGTATGCTTGGGAAAAGAGGGAGCCACGCTGGAAGCGGGCTTCGTATCATCTATTTCACCGCCTGAACGGGGACCCGCGTCCGCGTTCTGGTTTCGTCATTTTCACGCTGAGGGACTCAGTGATCCGGCTGGCTGCCGGGTCGTGTGATCCTCAGTGCCGCAGGTTTCACCGCCTGCACCCAGCCACCGCCGTTGCCACCCCGCCGTCTCCCTCACCCTGTATATGTCCCAGCGCACCAACTTTGGCAAAATCCACGAAGTCTCCGAGCCGCCGAATCTGATCGAGATTCAGCTCCGCTCGTATGAGGAGTTCCTGCAGAAGAACATCCTCCCCTCCAAGCGCAAGGAAGTCGGCCTTCAAGCGGTGTTCAAGGAAGTTTTCCCCATCGAGAGCTATGATGCTAAGATGACGCTCGATTTCGTGCTGTATGAAATCGGCGAGCCGAAGCTTTCCTCCCTGGAAGCCATCCGTGAGGCAGAGACCTACAGTGCCCCTCTTTACGTCACTTTTGAACTGCGTGACGAAGCCGGTGCTAAGCAGGAGCGCGTTTACATGGGCGAAGTGCCCCTGATGACCGACCGCGGCACCTTCGTGATCAATGGCGCTGAACGTGTGGTGGTCAGCCAGCTCCATCGTTCCCCTGGCATCTGTTTCGAAAGCAGCCAGCACCTTAATGGCCGCTGGCTCTATGGCTTCCGCATCATCCCTGACCGCGGCACCTGGTTGGAAGTCCAGTTTGACACCAACGACCTCCTTTACGTTTATCTCGACCGCCGTCGTCGCCGTCGGAAGTTCCTGGCCACCACGCTCCTGCGTGTCATCGGCTACTCCACGGACGAGGAGATCCTCAAGCTGTTCTACAACATCGAGGACATGAAGCTGAAGGAGAACCTTCCTGAGGAAGAAATCTCCGCCAAGCTGCTGTTCAAGGACATCCTGGACGGTGAACTCATCGTGGCCCGCGCCTATGAGCCTCTCACCGCCGGTGTTGTCCGTCAGCTAATCCAGCTCGGTCACAAGACCGTGAAGGTAATCACCGCCTCCCAAGACGACCTCATCGTCACCTCTCTGCGCAAAGATCCTGCCAAGGATGAAGACGAGGCCCTCAAAGAAATTTACCGCCGTCTGCGCCCAGGTGATCCTCCAACGATCCCGAACGCTCGCGCTCTGGTGAAGCGTCTGTTCTTCGATCCGAAGCGCTATGACCTGACCCGCGTCGGCCGCTACAAGATCAATCAGAAGCTCGGCCTGAAGACCGATGCGGACATGCGCATCCTGGACCCGAATGACGTGATCAGCGCCATGAGCTACCTCTTCAAGCTGCGTGCTGGTGAGGGTATCCTGGACGATATCGACCACCTTGGCAGCCGCCGTGTGCGTGCCGTGGGTGAGCTTCTGGCCAACCAGTGCCGAGTGGGCCTCGCCCGCACCGAGCGTCTGGTGAAAGAGCGCATGACTCTGTTTGACGTGAGCATGGACACCATGACTCCCGCCAAGCTGATCAATCCGAAGGCTCTGAGCGCCGTGGTGCGTGACTTCTTCGGCCGTAGCCAGCTTTCCCAGTTCATGGACCAGATCAACCCTCTGGCTGAGCTGACCCACAAGCGCCGTCTCTCCGCACTTGGCCCAGGCGGTCTGAACCGTGACCGTGCCGGTTTCGAAGTTCGTGACGTTCACCCTTCTCACTATGGCCGTATCTGCCCGATTGAGACACCAGAAGGTCCGAACATCGGTCTGATCAACTCTCTGGGCACCTATGCCCGCATCAACGAGTTCGGTTTCATCGAAACCCCTTACCGCCCTGTGAAGAACGGCGTGGTGGCGGATAAGATCGACTACCTCACCGCTGACCAGGAAGAGAACCACTACATCGCCCAGGCGAACAACCCCCTGGACGCCGATGGTAACTTCCTCGGCACCAAGGTGACCGTGCGCTACCGGGGTGAGTTCCTGGAAGTGGAGCCGACCCGTCCGACTCTGATGGACGTGTCGCCGAAGCAGCTCGTCTCCATCGCTGCCAACCTGATTCCTTTCCTTGAGCACGATGACGCCAACCGAGCTCTGATGGGCTCCAACATGCAGCGCCAAGGGGTGCCGCTTCTGGAGGCCGATGCTCCGCTCGTGGGCACCGGGATGGAAGGCAAGGCTGCCCGTGACTCCCGCGCCGTCATCGTCTGCGATGGCACTGGTGTGGTCGCCTCCGCCACGGCTGACGTCATCATCATCACCAAGGACGGCAACCTGCCAGTCAGCGACAAGCAGTTCCTGGCCGATCCTCTGAAGTCTGTGCAGACTGACCCTGAGATGGGCGTCTTCGTTTACCCGCTGCGTAAGTTCGGGCGCTCGAACGCCGGCACCTGCATCAACCAGCGTCCGCTGGTGCGCCGCGGTCAGAAGATCAAGAAGGGCGACGTCATCGCTGACGGTCCTTGCACCGACCAAGGTGAACTGGCCATCGGTAAGAACATGCTCGTCGCGTTCATGCCTTGGAACGGTTACAACTTCGAAGATGCCATCGTCATCAGCCGTCGTGTTTCCAAAGAGGACATCTACACCTCCATTCACATCGAAGACTTCGACGTCATCGCTCGTGACACGAAGCTTGGGCCTGAAGAAATCACGCGCGACATCCCGAACGTGGGTGACGAGGCGCTGAAGAACCTCGACCAAGACGGCGTCGTCCGCATCGGTGCGGAAGTGAAGCCTGGCGACATCCTCGTCGGTAAGATCACTCCGAAGTCCGAGACGGAACTGGCTCCTGAAGAGCGCCTCCTGCGCGCCATCTTCGGTGAGAAAGCCGCAGACGTGAAGGACACCTCCCTGCGTGTGCCATCTGGCTGCACCGGGATCGTCATGGATGTCAAATTGGCCCAGCGCGGTGGCGCAGGCGGTCCTGATAAAGAGAAGCTTTCCCCGGCTGAAGCCAAGAAGCAGATCAAGCAGATCGAAGAAGACTATCGTGCCAAGAAGGAAGACCTCACCGAGCAGCTCACCGAGAAGCTCAGCGATATCCTTCTCAACGAGAAGATCCCTCTCGACGTGGTGAACGGTCAGACCGGTGAGATCATCATCGGCGCGAACAAAAAGATCACCAAGACCCTGCTGCGCAAGCTGGCTGAGAGCTATGACTCGGTCGAAATCGACCCAAGCCCGATCCGCAACAAGATCTTCGACATCATCCAGAACTTCGAACAGAAGTTCGCCGATGCCGACATGGAGCGTGAGCGTAACCTCGACCGCATCGAGACCAGCGAAGACGGTGCCGCTGATGGCGTCGTGAAGCAGGTCCGCGTGTTCGTGGCCAGCAAGCGTAAGCTGTCCGTCGGTGATAAGATGGCCGGACGTCACGGTAACAAAGGGGTGGTGGCCACCATCGTCCCTGAAGAAGACATGCCGTTCCTGGAAAACGGAACGCCGGTGGACATCGTGCTGAATCCTCTGGGCGTGCCTTCCCGTATGAACGTGGGACAGGTTCTTGAAACCCACCTCGGTCTCGCGGCCAAGGCCCTGGGTCTGAAGATCGCCACCCCAGTCTTCGACGGTATCCCTGAGTCCAAGATCATGGAATACATCCAGGAAGCCAAGAAGGTGCCTGGATACGAGTGGATGGGTCTGAACGGGAAGTCCAAACTCTTCGACGGACGCACCGGTGACGCCTTCAATCTCGACGTCGTGGTCGGTTACATTTACATGCTGAAGCTGGGCCACCTTGTCGCTGATAAGATCCACGCTCGTGCCGTCGGCCCATACTCGCTGGTGACTCAGCAGCCGCTGGGTGGTAAGGCGCAATACGGTGGTCAGCGTTTCGGGGAAATGGAGGTGTGGGCCCTCGAAGCCTACGGTGCCGCTTACACGCTGCAGGAACTCCTCACCGTGAAGTCGGACGACGTGCAAGGCCGCACACGCATCTACGAACAGATCGTGAAAGGTGACAATGCTCTGGAAGCAGGCACGCCGGAATCCTTCAACGTCTTGATCAAGGAAATGCAATCCCTGGGCCTGGACGTGAAAGTTCACAAACGCGCCTCGATGGATGCCGACGTCGAAGCCATCGAACGCTTCACTGCCGGTGCCTAATCTTTAACCCTGAACCCCAAGCCACCTACCCTTAACGCATTGTTTATTGTCTATGAATGCTGACACGAGCTTGAAAGAAATCTTCGGGGAAAAGCCCACCGGCGAGGAGTTTGACTCCGTCTCCATCTGCATCGCCTCTCCAGACCGCATCCGCGGCTGGAGCCATGGTGAAGTCAAGAACCCAGAAACCATCAACTACCGCACGTTCAAACCTGAAAAGGGCGGCCTTTTCTGCGAGCGTATCTTCGGACCGACCCGTGACTGGGAGTGTGCCTGCGGTAAGTACAAGCGCATCAAACACAAGGGCGTGATCTGCGACCGTTGCGGCGTGGAAGTCACCCTGTCCCGCGTGCGTCGTGAGCGCATGGGCCACATCGAGCTGGCCGTGCCTGTGACCCACATCTGGTTCTACAAGTGCATGCCTTCCCGCATCGGTCTGATGCTGGACATGACCGCTCGTAGCCTGGAGCGCGTGATCTATTATGAAGACTACATGGTCGTGGACTCAGGCAGCACCCCGCTGCTGCGTGGTCAGCTCCTGACCGAGGTGGACCTGCGCGAAGCTGAAGAGCAATACGGTGCCGACGCCTTCCGCGTGGGCATGGGTGCTGAGGCCATCCGCGACATCTTCAGCCAGATGAATCTGGCCGAGATGACCAAGGAACTGGAAGAGGCAATGACCAAGACCCGCTCCAAGCAGATCCGCAAGAAGCTGGCCAAGCGTCTGAAGCTCTGCCAGGGCTTTGCCGAGTCCCACAGCCGCCCGGAGGCGATGATCATGGAAGTGCTTCCAGTCATCCCGCCAGACCTGCGTCCTCTCGTGCCTCTGGAAGGCGGTCGCTTTGCCACCTCCGACCTCAACGACCTGTATCGCCGCGTCATCAACCGTAACAACCGTCTGAAGAACCTGCTTCAGCTGCGCACGCCGGATGTCATTATCCGTAACGAGAAGCGCATGCTGCAGGAAGCTGTGGACGCGCTGTTTGACAACGGCCGCCATGGCCGCCCTGTCACCGGTGCTGGTAACCGCCCGCTGAAGTCCCTGTCTGACATGCTCAAGGGCAAGTCCGGCCGTTTCCGTCAGAACCTTCTCGGTAAGCGCGTGGACTACTCCGGTCGTTCCGTCATCGTGATCGGTCCCGACCTGAACCTGAATCAGTGCGGTCTGCCGAAGAAGATGGCCCTCGTCTTGTTCGAGCCCTTCATCATCCGTCGTCTGAAGGAAATGGGCCTGGTTCACACCGTCCGTTCCGCCAAGAAGATGATTGAGCGCCGCACCCCTGAGGTGTGGGATATCTTGGACGAAGTGACCAAGGGTCACCCGATCCTCCTCAACCGTGCGCCGACCCTCCACCGTCTGTCCATCCAGGCTTTCGAGCCGAAGCTGATCGAAGGTGAAGCTATCCGTGTGCACCCGCTGGTTTGCGGTGCTTACAACGCTGACTTCGACGGTGACCAGATGGCCGTTCACGTGCCCCTTTCCGTGGAAGCTCAGATGGAGGCTCGCCTCCTCATGCTGGCCCCGAACAACCTGTTCAGCCCTGCTTCCGGTAAGCCTATCACGACGCCTTCCCAGGACATTCCTCTGGGCTGCTTCTTCCTGACCTACCTGCGTGAGTTCCCAAGCCACGACGGTAAGAAAGGCCCTGAGCGCCTGCCGATCTTCAACGATCCGTCTGAAGTGGAATTTGCCCTTTCGGAAGGCTCCGTCGGCGTCAATGACAAGGTGCGTTATCGCAACCCTGACTACCAGCAGCCGAAGCGTGCTTTCGGTGACCCGACCAAGGCTTACATCGAGACCACCGCCGGTCGTGTGCGCTTCAATGAAATCTGGCCTGAGAAGCTGGGCTTCATCAACAACACCGTTGGTAAGAAGCAGATCTCCGACATCATCTGGCGCTGCTTCCAGACCGTGGGTCAGAAAGAAACCGTGGCCTGCCTGGACCGCCTGAAGGCTCTTGGCTTCCGCGAGGCGACTCGCTCCGGGTGCTCCATCGGTATCACCGACATGGCCATCCCGGGTGCTAAGCGCCCCGCTCTCGATAAAGCCTACAAGGACATCGAGGACGTGGATAAACTCTACAAGCGTGGTCTCATCACCCAGGGTGAGCGCTACCAGAAGATCGTGGACGTATGGACCCAGGTGGGTGACCAGACTGCCGATGAAGTGTTCCGCACCCTGGAATACAACGACGGCAAGAAGCACCACAACCCGCTCTACGTGATGGTGACGTCCGGTGCCCGTGGTAACAAGACGCAGATTAAGCAGCTCGCTGGTATGCGTGGTCTGATGGCCAAGCCTTCCGGTGAGATCATCGAGCGCCCGATTACCTCGAACTTCCGTGAAGGGCTGAGCGTGCTGGAATACTTCATTTCCACTCACGGTGCGCGTAAAGGTCTGGCCGATACCGCTCTGAAGACCGCTGACTCCGGTTACATGACTCGTAAGCTGGTGGACGTGTCTCAGGACGTGATCGTGACGGAAAACGATTGCGGCACGGTCAACGGCATCACCCTAGCCTCCATCTATCAAGGTGACGAGGAAGTGGTGGACTTGAAGACCCGCGTCTATGGCCGCACGAGCTGCGAAACCATTCACGACCCTGTCACCAAGGAAACCATCATCTCTGCTAACCAGCTCGTGCTGGAGAAGGAGGCCGCCCACCTCACCAAGATCGGTGTGGAGAAGCTGAAGATCCGCTCCGTGCTCACCTGCGAAAGCAAGCGCGGCTGCTGTGCCATGTGCTACGGCCTCAGCCTGGCTACCAGTCGGTTGGTGAAGATCGGCGAAGCGGTCGGCATTGTCGCCGCCCAGTCCATCGGCGAGCCTGGAACCCAGCTCACCATGCGAACCTTCCACGTCGGTGGTGCTGCCATGAGCTCCTTCAAGCAGCCCTTCATCAACGTGAAGAACGCTGGTATCCTCAAGATCTCTGACATGCGCATGGTGCAGACGCCGGAAGGACAGTGGATTGCCCTGACGAAGAACGGCGTCCTCTCCATCATGGATGAAGACGGTCGTGAGCTGGAAAGCCATAAGCTCGTCATGGGTGCTGTCATC harbors:
- the rpoC gene encoding DNA-directed RNA polymerase subunit beta' is translated as MNADTSLKEIFGEKPTGEEFDSVSICIASPDRIRGWSHGEVKNPETINYRTFKPEKGGLFCERIFGPTRDWECACGKYKRIKHKGVICDRCGVEVTLSRVRRERMGHIELAVPVTHIWFYKCMPSRIGLMLDMTARSLERVIYYEDYMVVDSGSTPLLRGQLLTEVDLREAEEQYGADAFRVGMGAEAIRDIFSQMNLAEMTKELEEAMTKTRSKQIRKKLAKRLKLCQGFAESHSRPEAMIMEVLPVIPPDLRPLVPLEGGRFATSDLNDLYRRVINRNNRLKNLLQLRTPDVIIRNEKRMLQEAVDALFDNGRHGRPVTGAGNRPLKSLSDMLKGKSGRFRQNLLGKRVDYSGRSVIVIGPDLNLNQCGLPKKMALVLFEPFIIRRLKEMGLVHTVRSAKKMIERRTPEVWDILDEVTKGHPILLNRAPTLHRLSIQAFEPKLIEGEAIRVHPLVCGAYNADFDGDQMAVHVPLSVEAQMEARLLMLAPNNLFSPASGKPITTPSQDIPLGCFFLTYLREFPSHDGKKGPERLPIFNDPSEVEFALSEGSVGVNDKVRYRNPDYQQPKRAFGDPTKAYIETTAGRVRFNEIWPEKLGFINNTVGKKQISDIIWRCFQTVGQKETVACLDRLKALGFREATRSGCSIGITDMAIPGAKRPALDKAYKDIEDVDKLYKRGLITQGERYQKIVDVWTQVGDQTADEVFRTLEYNDGKKHHNPLYVMVTSGARGNKTQIKQLAGMRGLMAKPSGEIIERPITSNFREGLSVLEYFISTHGARKGLADTALKTADSGYMTRKLVDVSQDVIVTENDCGTVNGITLASIYQGDEEVVDLKTRVYGRTSCETIHDPVTKETIISANQLVLEKEAAHLTKIGVEKLKIRSVLTCESKRGCCAMCYGLSLATSRLVKIGEAVGIVAAQSIGEPGTQLTMRTFHVGGAAMSSFKQPFINVKNAGILKISDMRMVQTPEGQWIALTKNGVLSIMDEDGRELESHKLVMGAVITKPEGSVIKKGEQIATWDPYNIPIITEKAGKIEFRDMISGITFTKEKNESTGNEETVVIEHKEDLHPQIVVVNAKTHEILASYTIPAGAHINVKNGEKVEAGTTLAKTPRKASKTKDITGGLPRVAELFEARKPKDACEIARIDGTVEIGGLVRGKRRVIVTDPKTGQQEEHLIPRSKHILVFNGDHVTKGDQLTDGPVVPHEILEILGPQALREHLVNEVQEVYRAQGVDINDKHVEIIIRQMLRKVKITDTGDTEFLWGDQVDRTEFERENERVSEEGGKPAEAEPVLLGITKASLETESFISAASFQDTTRVLTEAATLAKSDYLRGFKENVIMGHLIPAGTGFISHRNFDVVPTEQAPLPEVEEETEEVLEA
- the secE gene encoding preprotein translocase subunit SecE; the protein is MSRIRTYLGEVYIELKKASWPWDSKEKGFAKYKELIDSTIVVFIAMILLGAFVAFFDTALRGAFEAMAKAVAG
- the rplJ gene encoding 50S ribosomal protein L10: MKAEKTLLIEDLLSRVNSSPFLFVVDYTGLTVDKFAELRKRLAPTGAEIHVFKNTLVKKAAERAGYPESLAPFLTGQSAFVTGAQDVCAAAKIMKNFAAEFEKPKIKAGVLDGALLDANGIKALADLPSKETLQAQLLGVLQAPASALVRLLNEPAASLARVLKAKADAAGESAAA
- the tuf gene encoding elongation factor Tu; protein product: MAKEAFQRNKPHVNIGTIGHVDHGKTTLTAAITTTLAEKGYAEARKYDEIDAAPEEKARGITINTAHVEYQTDKRHYAHVDCPGHADYVKNMITGAAQMDGAILVCSAADGPMPQTREHILLARQVGVPAIVVFLNKVDMVDDAELLDLVEMEVRDLLSKYDFPGDDIPIVKGSALKALEGDAEQRANIMKLMDAVDDYIPLPERPIDQDFLMPVEDVFAIEGRGTVCTGRVERGIIKKMSEVEIVGIRDTIKTTVTDIEMFRKLLDEGRAGDNVGLLLRGVKKTDIERGQVIAKPGTVKPHRKFKAEVYVLSKDEGGRHTPFFNNYRPQFYFRTTDVTGSVTLPEGVEMVMPGDNVSITVELITPIAMEKTIRFAIREGGKTVGAGRVADILD
- the rplL gene encoding 50S ribosomal protein L7/L12 encodes the protein MADLTKIVEELSGLTVLEVAELVKSLEDKWGVSAAAPIAAAAPAAGGAAPAAAAEEKTEFDVVLVDGGANKIAVIKEVRGVVAGLGLAEAKKLVESAPQKVKEGAKKEEAEEIKKKLEAAGAKVEIK
- the rplA gene encoding 50S ribosomal protein L1 translates to MITRSKRYKKAAEMVPAGKIFSLEEAAELVRKFPGTKFNQTVTLSFHMGVDPKKGDQMIRGTCPLPHGSGKTVRVAVFAVGAAAEAAKAAGAELVGFEDLIAKVKDGQMDFDVAVATPAAMNEVRKLGKQLGPRGLMPNPRTGTVTDDVGGAVKAVKAGRVDFKLDKNGNIAATIGKVAFDVSALAENGNALIDAIVRAKPATARGKYVHSITLAATMSPALRIDVSKYVKL
- the nusG gene encoding transcription termination/antitermination protein NusG; protein product: MGAIPAPRDQWYVIHVRSGFEQKVRDSMLRRIQTEEMGDYIYEVLVPTERVSEVKKGKRSETNRKFFPGYVIANCYLLNEHNQLVDKTWYFVKETDGVLNFAGTKDHPIPMRQREVDGMLAQVRDKDESVVPKIAFSVGDTVRVADGPFESQNGIIEEIDPERGVLRVSVNIFGRSTPVDLEYWQVEKA
- the rplK gene encoding 50S ribosomal protein L11; the protein is MAKEIVKLIKLQIKAGAANPAPPIGPALGQAGVNIMAFCKEFNAATQKAGGDVLPTVITVYKDKSFTFITKQPPASNILKKVANIASGSGEAAKKKVAKITKAQLLEATKMKIVDLNTQDLERASRIMAGTARQMGIDIID
- the rpoB gene encoding DNA-directed RNA polymerase subunit beta — protein: MSQRTNFGKIHEVSEPPNLIEIQLRSYEEFLQKNILPSKRKEVGLQAVFKEVFPIESYDAKMTLDFVLYEIGEPKLSSLEAIREAETYSAPLYVTFELRDEAGAKQERVYMGEVPLMTDRGTFVINGAERVVVSQLHRSPGICFESSQHLNGRWLYGFRIIPDRGTWLEVQFDTNDLLYVYLDRRRRRRKFLATTLLRVIGYSTDEEILKLFYNIEDMKLKENLPEEEISAKLLFKDILDGELIVARAYEPLTAGVVRQLIQLGHKTVKVITASQDDLIVTSLRKDPAKDEDEALKEIYRRLRPGDPPTIPNARALVKRLFFDPKRYDLTRVGRYKINQKLGLKTDADMRILDPNDVISAMSYLFKLRAGEGILDDIDHLGSRRVRAVGELLANQCRVGLARTERLVKERMTLFDVSMDTMTPAKLINPKALSAVVRDFFGRSQLSQFMDQINPLAELTHKRRLSALGPGGLNRDRAGFEVRDVHPSHYGRICPIETPEGPNIGLINSLGTYARINEFGFIETPYRPVKNGVVADKIDYLTADQEENHYIAQANNPLDADGNFLGTKVTVRYRGEFLEVEPTRPTLMDVSPKQLVSIAANLIPFLEHDDANRALMGSNMQRQGVPLLEADAPLVGTGMEGKAARDSRAVIVCDGTGVVASATADVIIITKDGNLPVSDKQFLADPLKSVQTDPEMGVFVYPLRKFGRSNAGTCINQRPLVRRGQKIKKGDVIADGPCTDQGELAIGKNMLVAFMPWNGYNFEDAIVISRRVSKEDIYTSIHIEDFDVIARDTKLGPEEITRDIPNVGDEALKNLDQDGVVRIGAEVKPGDILVGKITPKSETELAPEERLLRAIFGEKAADVKDTSLRVPSGCTGIVMDVKLAQRGGAGGPDKEKLSPAEAKKQIKQIEEDYRAKKEDLTEQLTEKLSDILLNEKIPLDVVNGQTGEIIIGANKKITKTLLRKLAESYDSVEIDPSPIRNKIFDIIQNFEQKFADADMERERNLDRIETSEDGAADGVVKQVRVFVASKRKLSVGDKMAGRHGNKGVVATIVPEEDMPFLENGTPVDIVLNPLGVPSRMNVGQVLETHLGLAAKALGLKIATPVFDGIPESKIMEYIQEAKKVPGYEWMGLNGKSKLFDGRTGDAFNLDVVVGYIYMLKLGHLVADKIHARAVGPYSLVTQQPLGGKAQYGGQRFGEMEVWALEAYGAAYTLQELLTVKSDDVQGRTRIYEQIVKGDNALEAGTPESFNVLIKEMQSLGLDVKVHKRASMDADVEAIERFTAGA